In a single window of the Peromyscus maniculatus bairdii isolate BWxNUB_F1_BW_parent chromosome 16, HU_Pman_BW_mat_3.1, whole genome shotgun sequence genome:
- the Ccdc28a gene encoding coiled-coil domain-containing protein 28A isoform X2 → MEERKVKRKSPKSFSAHSTQVVNAKKNAIPASKSTGFSNPTAQSTSQRPKLKRVMKEKNRPQAGEGKGAQSTPIQHSFLTDVSDVQEMERGLLSLLNDFHSGKLQAFGNECSIEQMEHVRGMQEKLARLNLELYGELEELPEDKRKAASDANLDRLLSDLEELNSSIQKLHLADAQEVPNPSTS, encoded by the exons ATGGAAGAGCGGAAAGTGAAGAGGAAGAGCCCCAAGTCTTTCAGTGCCCACTCTACTCAGGTTGTTAATGCCAAAAAAAATGCCATCCCAGCGAGTAAAAGCACAGGCTTTTCAAATCCCACGGCACAGTCAACTTCCCAGCGGCCAAAGTTAAAGAG AGTGATGAAAGAGAAGAACAGACCTcaagcaggagaagggaagggggctCAGTCCACCCCCATCCAGCACTCCTTCCTCACGGACGTCTCCGATGTCCAGGAGATGGAGCGCGGCCTCCTCAGTCTGCTGAACGATTTCCACTCTGGAAAGCTGCAGGCGTTCG GAAATGAATGTTCCATAGAACAGATGGAGCATGTCCGGGGGATGCAGGAGAAATTAGCTCGCCTGAACTTGGAGCTGTATGGGGAGTTAGAGGAGCTGCCCGAAGATAAGCGGAAAGCGGCCAGCGATGCCAACCTGGACAGACTTCTGTCTGAC TTAGAAGAATTGAATTCTTCTAT ACAGAAGCTGCATTTGGCAGACGCACAGGAAGTTCCCAATCCGTCCACCAGCTAA
- the Ccdc28a gene encoding coiled-coil domain-containing protein 28A isoform X1, whose protein sequence is MEERKVKRKSPKSFSAHSTQVVNAKKNAIPASKSTGFSNPTAQSTSQRPKLKRVMKEKNRPQAGEGKGAQSTPIQHSFLTDVSDVQEMERGLLSLLNDFHSGKLQAFGNECSIEQMEHVRGMQEKLARLNLELYGELEELPEDKRKAASDANLDRLLSDGAEKLTQRLKVLAALAEDPESVASTHMAALDRL, encoded by the exons ATGGAAGAGCGGAAAGTGAAGAGGAAGAGCCCCAAGTCTTTCAGTGCCCACTCTACTCAGGTTGTTAATGCCAAAAAAAATGCCATCCCAGCGAGTAAAAGCACAGGCTTTTCAAATCCCACGGCACAGTCAACTTCCCAGCGGCCAAAGTTAAAGAG AGTGATGAAAGAGAAGAACAGACCTcaagcaggagaagggaagggggctCAGTCCACCCCCATCCAGCACTCCTTCCTCACGGACGTCTCCGATGTCCAGGAGATGGAGCGCGGCCTCCTCAGTCTGCTGAACGATTTCCACTCTGGAAAGCTGCAGGCGTTCG GAAATGAATGTTCCATAGAACAGATGGAGCATGTCCGGGGGATGCAGGAGAAATTAGCTCGCCTGAACTTGGAGCTGTATGGGGAGTTAGAGGAGCTGCCCGAAGATAAGCGGAAAGCGGCCAGCGATGCCAACCTGGACAGACTTCTGTCTGAC GGGGCTGAGAAGCTGACTCAGCGactaaaagtacttgctgctcttgcagaggacccagaatctgttgccagcacccacatggcggcccTCGAccgtctgtag